The following are encoded together in the Candidatus Binatia bacterium genome:
- a CDS encoding Na+/H+ antiporter subunit B: protein MTSLILSAAARYLLPLLLMFSVFILIRGHDAPGGGFIGGLIAAAAFALNAFGFGVEATRRTLRVDPRTLVPVGLLLALGSGVVPLLVGEPFLTGVWEVIDIPGVGTLLLGTPLLFDIGVYLVVLGVTLTMILTLAEE from the coding sequence ATGACCTCGCTGATCCTCTCCGCTGCGGCGCGCTACCTGCTGCCGCTGCTGCTGATGTTCTCGGTGTTCATCCTGATCCGCGGTCACGACGCGCCGGGCGGCGGCTTCATCGGCGGGCTGATCGCGGCCGCGGCGTTCGCCTTGAACGCGTTCGGCTTCGGCGTCGAGGCGACGCGGCGCACGCTGCGCGTCGATCCGCGCACGCTGGTGCCGGTCGGGCTGCTGCTCGCGCTCGGCAGCGGCGTCGTTCCGCTGCTCGTCGGCGAGCCGTTTCTCACCGGCGTCTGGGAGGTGATCGACATCCCGGGCGTCGGGACGCTGCTCCTCGGCACGCCGCTGCTGTTCGACATCGGCGTCTACCTGGTCGTCCTCGGCGTGACGCTGACGATGATCCTGACGCTCGCGGAGGAGTAG
- a CDS encoding putative monovalent cation/H+ antiporter subunit A, whose translation MSGRAAGWLLAAVLAASFLYLLGFVGDVADGRALVRSYAWAPTLGIALSFALDGLSLPFALLITGVGALVVVYANGYLDGHPYLLRFHALLALFAASMLGLVLADDLITLFVCWELTSISSYFLIGFEHDRESARASALQALLVTSAGGLALLAAFLLLRQVGGSFELSALLQDGDAVRAHALYVPIVLLVLAGAFTKSAQVPFHFWLPGAMAAPTPVSAYLHSATMVKAGVYLLARLTPILGGTDLWFVSLTTVGAVTMVVGAVLSLRETDLKLVLAQLTVSALGILVLFVGLGTPAALLAALVFLLAHALYKGALFLVVGIVDHEAGTRDVERLGALRTAMPLTTAIALLAGASLAALPPTLGFVGKEALLDVSLGGPGAATLRSAALVLASTIFVAAAGIVALQPFFGRAPADEAAEAHEASPTLWLGPLVLAALGVLFGVWPALVDEALVRPAAHAVVRQPIAGRLSSWPGLHLALALSAASVVCGVVLYALRDRVRSATTRLRIDAAWGPQRWYGRIFAGVMRLAELQTRLLQNGYLRAYLMVIVATTVLLAGGALLLDGDVADVVPKFDLAFHEWVVAALIPTGAVAAITARSRLAAVAALGVVGYGVGLIFVLFGAPDLAMTQFMVETLTVILLVLVFYHLRRFAVLSSWSALLRDAVVASAFGVLVTVIVFVGSAIQLAPKISSYFVEHSVDLAHGRNVVNTLLVDFRAFDTLGEITVLSVAGAGVYALLKLRPRGEQKR comes from the coding sequence GTGAGCGGGCGCGCGGCGGGGTGGCTGCTCGCCGCCGTCCTCGCCGCGTCGTTTCTCTACCTGCTCGGCTTCGTCGGCGACGTCGCGGACGGGCGTGCGCTCGTCCGCTCGTACGCGTGGGCGCCGACGCTCGGGATCGCGCTGTCGTTCGCGCTCGACGGGCTGAGCCTGCCGTTCGCGCTGCTCATCACCGGCGTCGGCGCGCTCGTCGTCGTGTACGCGAACGGCTACCTCGACGGGCATCCCTACCTGCTCCGCTTCCACGCGCTACTGGCGCTGTTCGCGGCCTCGATGCTCGGGCTCGTCCTCGCCGACGACCTGATCACGCTGTTCGTCTGCTGGGAGCTGACGAGCATCAGCTCGTACTTCCTGATCGGCTTCGAGCACGATCGGGAGTCGGCGCGCGCGTCGGCGCTGCAGGCGCTGCTGGTGACGAGCGCGGGCGGGCTCGCGCTGCTCGCGGCCTTCCTGCTCCTCCGTCAGGTCGGCGGCAGCTTCGAGCTCTCCGCGCTGCTGCAGGACGGCGACGCGGTGCGCGCGCACGCGCTCTACGTGCCGATCGTCCTGCTGGTGCTCGCGGGCGCCTTCACCAAGTCGGCGCAGGTGCCGTTCCACTTCTGGCTCCCGGGCGCCATGGCGGCGCCGACTCCCGTCAGCGCCTACCTGCATTCGGCGACCATGGTGAAGGCCGGCGTCTACCTGCTGGCGCGCCTGACGCCGATTCTCGGCGGCACGGATCTTTGGTTTGTCAGCCTGACCACGGTTGGAGCGGTCACCATGGTGGTGGGTGCGGTCCTGTCGCTCCGCGAGACCGACCTGAAGCTCGTGCTCGCGCAGCTCACGGTGAGCGCGCTCGGCATCCTCGTCCTGTTCGTCGGCCTCGGGACGCCCGCGGCGCTGCTCGCGGCGCTGGTCTTCCTGCTCGCGCACGCGCTCTACAAGGGCGCGCTCTTCCTCGTCGTCGGCATCGTCGATCACGAGGCGGGGACGCGCGACGTCGAGCGGCTCGGGGCGCTGCGCACGGCGATGCCGCTCACGACCGCGATCGCGCTGCTCGCCGGAGCCTCGCTCGCGGCGCTGCCGCCGACGCTCGGCTTCGTCGGCAAGGAAGCGCTGCTCGACGTCTCGCTCGGCGGACCCGGCGCCGCGACGCTGCGCAGCGCGGCGCTCGTGCTCGCGAGCACGATCTTCGTCGCTGCGGCGGGGATCGTCGCGCTGCAGCCGTTCTTCGGCCGCGCGCCCGCGGATGAAGCAGCCGAGGCGCACGAGGCGTCGCCGACGCTGTGGCTCGGGCCGCTCGTGCTCGCGGCGCTCGGCGTGCTCTTCGGCGTGTGGCCGGCGCTGGTCGACGAGGCGCTCGTGCGGCCGGCGGCGCACGCCGTGGTGCGACAGCCGATCGCAGGGAGGCTCTCTTCCTGGCCCGGCCTGCATCTCGCGCTCGCGCTGAGCGCGGCGTCGGTCGTCTGCGGCGTCGTGCTCTACGCGCTGCGGGACCGGGTGCGCAGCGCGACGACGCGGCTGCGGATCGACGCCGCGTGGGGGCCGCAGCGCTGGTACGGGCGGATCTTCGCCGGCGTGATGCGCCTCGCCGAGCTCCAGACGCGGCTCCTGCAGAACGGCTACCTGCGCGCTTACCTGATGGTGATCGTCGCGACGACCGTGCTGCTCGCCGGCGGCGCCCTGCTGCTCGACGGCGACGTCGCCGACGTGGTCCCCAAGTTCGACCTCGCCTTTCACGAGTGGGTCGTTGCCGCACTGATCCCGACGGGCGCGGTCGCCGCGATCACGGCGCGCTCGCGTCTCGCCGCCGTCGCCGCGCTCGGCGTCGTCGGCTACGGCGTCGGCCTGATCTTCGTCCTGTTCGGCGCGCCCGACCTCGCGATGACGCAGTTCATGGTCGAGACCCTGACCGTCATCCTGCTCGTCCTGGTCTTCTACCACCTGCGCCGCTTCGCGGTGCTGTCGAGCTGGTCGGCGCTGCTGCGCGACGCGGTCGTCGCCTCGGCGTTCGGCGTGCTGGTCACGGTGATCGTGTTCGTCGGCTCGGCGATCCAGCTCGCGCCCAAGATCTCGAGCTACTTCGTCGAGCACAGCGTGGACCTCGCGCACGGGCGCAACGTGGTGAACACGCTGCTCGTCGACTTCCGCGCCTTCGACACGCTCGGCGAGATCACCGTGCTGTCGGTCGCGGGCGCCGGCGTGTACGCGCTGCTGAAGCTGCGGCCGCGAGGTGAGCAGAAGCGATGA
- a CDS encoding class I SAM-dependent methyltransferase translates to MPDHEYGLAHRATYVRCSACGSEYQQPMPGPDELASFYPPNYHSMTGGGLLLRMRHDVRARRLARLLTGDGAVLDYGCGDGGFLVHAARKLPGRRWYGYEIASRPERIELAAGAVTLVRGDLDDLLAVLPECRLITMNHVIEHLPQPLATLTRLCERLLPGGVFEGQTPAAGSLEHRLFKTRWSGYHAPRHTIVFSPDGLRRLLERAGLRDVAIEGTFNPAGLALSLASVRHGDAPGVLVRQGFGWLAWLGVAAALSPIDLLSGAPAVVDFAARKPEA, encoded by the coding sequence GTGCCCGATCACGAGTACGGGCTCGCGCACCGCGCGACCTACGTCCGCTGCAGCGCGTGCGGCTCCGAGTACCAGCAGCCGATGCCGGGCCCGGACGAGCTCGCGAGCTTCTATCCGCCCAACTACCACAGCATGACCGGCGGCGGGCTGCTGCTGCGCATGCGTCACGACGTGCGCGCGCGACGCCTCGCGCGCCTGCTCACCGGCGACGGCGCGGTGCTCGACTACGGCTGCGGCGACGGCGGCTTCCTCGTGCACGCGGCGCGCAAGCTGCCCGGACGGCGCTGGTACGGCTACGAGATCGCGTCGCGGCCCGAGCGCATCGAGCTCGCGGCCGGCGCGGTCACCCTCGTGCGCGGCGACCTCGACGACCTGCTCGCGGTGCTACCGGAGTGCCGGCTGATCACGATGAACCACGTGATCGAGCACCTGCCGCAGCCGCTCGCGACCCTGACGCGGCTCTGCGAGCGCCTGCTCCCCGGCGGCGTCTTCGAGGGTCAGACGCCCGCCGCGGGCTCGCTCGAGCACCGGCTGTTCAAGACGCGCTGGAGCGGCTACCACGCGCCGCGCCACACGATCGTCTTCTCGCCCGACGGTCTGCGCCGCCTGCTCGAGCGCGCCGGGCTGCGCGACGTCGCCATCGAGGGAACCTTCAATCCAGCGGGCCTCGCGCTGAGCCTCGCGTCGGTGCGTCACGGCGACGCGCCGGGCGTGCTCGTGCGTCAGGGCTTCGGCTGGCTCGCGTGGCTCGGCGTGGCGGCGGCGCTGTCGCCGATCGACCTGCTGTCGGGCGCGCCGGCGGTGGTCGACTTCGCGGCGCGCAAGCCGGAGGCGTGA
- a CDS encoding DapH/DapD/GlmU-related protein, translating to MSAEGTSSPRLDAAPESTTSSKQAAGRDAGQASAPAAGHDAAQTGAPAAEHDVALPPAPTTTAGAQIRRFLGTITLRQAIVLYAEEWIGSLLRGIPSMLGFALRAWFYRLLFAHWGGFGFICRNVNFIHSYGIRIGRNYHINTGCLFDGRGGLTIGDNVLIGPNVVIVSSQHHWSDPSLPIIQQGHRSAPIVIGDDVWIGANSVVTPGVTIATGTVVGSGSVVTKSTEPYTIVAGVPARVIGRRERPPASATASDPAAR from the coding sequence ATGAGCGCGGAAGGCACGTCGTCGCCGCGGCTCGACGCGGCGCCGGAGAGCACGACGTCAAGCAAGCAGGCCGCAGGTCGTGACGCCGGGCAGGCGAGCGCGCCGGCTGCGGGTCACGACGCCGCGCAGACGGGCGCACCCGCCGCGGAGCACGACGTCGCGCTGCCGCCCGCGCCGACGACGACCGCGGGCGCGCAGATCCGCCGCTTCCTCGGCACCATCACCCTGCGTCAAGCAATCGTGCTGTACGCCGAGGAGTGGATCGGCTCGCTGCTGCGCGGCATCCCGAGCATGCTCGGCTTCGCGCTGCGCGCGTGGTTCTACCGGCTGCTGTTCGCGCACTGGGGCGGCTTCGGCTTCATCTGCCGCAACGTCAACTTCATTCACTCGTACGGCATCCGGATCGGGCGCAACTACCACATCAACACCGGCTGCCTGTTCGACGGACGCGGCGGGCTCACGATCGGCGACAACGTGCTGATCGGGCCGAACGTGGTGATCGTCAGCTCGCAGCACCACTGGTCGGATCCGTCGCTGCCGATCATCCAGCAGGGCCACCGCAGCGCGCCGATCGTGATCGGCGACGACGTCTGGATCGGCGCCAACTCGGTGGTCACGCCGGGGGTGACGATCGCGACCGGCACGGTGGTCGGCTCGGGCTCGGTGGTGACGAAGTCGACCGAGCCCTACACCATCGTCGCCGGGGTGCCGGCGCGCGTCATCGGACGGCGCGAGCGGCCGCCCGCGTCGGCGACGGCTAGCGATCCCGCCGCGCGCTGA
- a CDS encoding class I SAM-dependent methyltransferase → MTRNGSTAGDGACVLCGARAFSRLFEKRGWAFVRCTSCGLVSLDPLPSPEEIAAHHERSYTDGGYATFAAADEIRRGIARDRLERARRAAPPGPWLDVGCSTGAFVAAAVESGIDAEGLEISSVAVAQARQRGLRVHQGAVESFSPERRYAVITAFDVLEHLRDPLEFVRRLGDWLLPDGVLVAAVPNHHSMAARVMRKHWFYYAPPDHIHYFTPETLRRLLAQGGLTTVDLRPAYKPLTIDYAAEQLAQLTPGLAPLARAVGRILPGRLGARAWPLPLGEIQVVARRTAAHAARDDARASQAMEAR, encoded by the coding sequence GTGACGCGGAACGGGTCGACGGCGGGCGACGGCGCTTGCGTGCTCTGCGGCGCGCGCGCGTTCTCTCGCCTCTTCGAGAAGCGAGGCTGGGCGTTCGTCCGCTGCACGAGCTGCGGGCTCGTCTCGCTCGATCCGCTGCCGAGCCCCGAGGAGATCGCGGCCCACCACGAGCGCTCGTACACCGACGGCGGCTACGCGACCTTCGCTGCCGCCGACGAGATCCGGCGCGGCATCGCGCGCGACCGTCTCGAGCGGGCGCGCAGGGCCGCACCGCCGGGTCCGTGGCTCGACGTCGGCTGCTCGACGGGAGCGTTCGTCGCCGCCGCCGTCGAGAGCGGGATCGACGCGGAGGGTCTCGAGATCTCGAGCGTCGCGGTGGCGCAGGCGCGCCAGCGCGGTCTGCGCGTCCACCAGGGCGCGGTCGAGAGCTTCTCGCCCGAGCGCCGCTACGCGGTGATCACGGCGTTCGACGTCCTCGAGCACCTGCGCGACCCGCTGGAGTTCGTGCGTCGGCTCGGCGACTGGCTGCTGCCCGACGGCGTGCTGGTCGCCGCGGTGCCGAACCACCACAGCATGGCCGCGCGCGTGATGCGCAAGCACTGGTTCTACTACGCGCCGCCCGACCACATTCATTACTTCACGCCGGAGACGCTGCGCCGCCTGCTGGCGCAGGGCGGCCTCACGACCGTCGACCTGCGGCCGGCCTACAAGCCGCTGACCATCGACTACGCGGCGGAGCAGCTCGCGCAGCTCACCCCGGGGCTCGCGCCGCTCGCGCGCGCGGTCGGGCGGATCCTGCCCGGGCGGCTCGGCGCGCGCGCGTGGCCGCTGCCGCTCGGCGAGATCCAGGTGGTCGCACGGCGCACCGCCGCGCACGCCGCGCGCGACGATGCTCGCGCGAGCCAGGCGATGGAGGCGCGATGA
- the mnhG gene encoding monovalent cation/H(+) antiporter subunit G, translating to MTEAIGSALLLTGASFALLAGIGVLRMPDLFMRMQAATKASTLGIGCILLAVALHFGELGIASRALAAIIFVCLTAPVAAHVIARASYFVGVPLWQGTIIDELRGHYDRRTHRLARPDDPFAVLPMTVDLNRLAGHVVVVGYGRVGRRIGTALAAQGISVVVVEDDRDIVESLREADVSAVFGDASDPAVLLQAHVHRARMLVIAVPDTVDVRQMVETARTVNPQIEVVVRTHRDEQLTALEADIQGKVFLAEHELARVMIEHVLERYEAERRRGKE from the coding sequence GTGACTGAGGCGATCGGCTCCGCGCTGCTCCTCACCGGAGCGTCGTTCGCGCTGCTCGCGGGCATCGGCGTGCTGCGCATGCCCGACCTCTTCATGCGCATGCAGGCGGCGACGAAAGCGTCGACGCTCGGCATCGGCTGCATCCTGCTCGCGGTGGCGCTGCACTTCGGCGAGCTCGGCATCGCGTCGCGCGCGCTCGCGGCGATCATCTTCGTATGCTTGACGGCGCCGGTCGCGGCGCACGTCATCGCCCGCGCGTCGTACTTCGTCGGCGTGCCGCTGTGGCAGGGGACGATCATCGACGAGCTGCGCGGCCACTACGACCGTCGCACGCACCGGCTCGCGCGTCCCGACGATCCGTTCGCCGTGCTGCCGATGACGGTCGACCTGAACCGGCTCGCCGGGCACGTCGTGGTCGTCGGCTACGGGCGCGTCGGGCGCCGCATCGGGACGGCGCTCGCGGCGCAGGGCATCTCGGTCGTCGTGGTCGAGGACGATCGCGACATCGTCGAGAGCCTGCGCGAGGCCGACGTGTCGGCCGTGTTCGGCGACGCGTCGGATCCGGCGGTGCTGCTGCAGGCGCACGTGCACCGCGCGAGGATGCTGGTCATCGCCGTGCCCGACACGGTCGACGTGCGGCAGATGGTCGAGACCGCGCGCACCGTCAATCCGCAGATCGAGGTCGTGGTGCGCACGCACCGCGACGAGCAGCTGACGGCGCTCGAGGCCGACATCCAGGGCAAGGTCTTCCTCGCCGAGCACGAGCTCGCGCGGGTGATGATCGAGCACGTGCTCGAGCGCTACGAGGCCGAGCGGCGGCGCGGCAAGGAGTGA
- a CDS encoding Na+/H+ antiporter subunit D produces the protein MNFLLIAPVLIPLAAAAVSMLLWRWRRPQRVLAVVATGLLLLASLLLLRSVWRDGIQAAQMGGWPAPYGITLVADLFSAIMVVLAGLMGFAVAVYSLAAMDPGRERFGYYPLLHVLLMGVCGAFLTGDLFNLYVWFEVMLMASFVLMALGGERAQMEGAIKYVTINLVASALFLAAVGMLYGVVGTLNMADLAERVRLAPQSPLLTTIALLFLVAFGIKAAVFPLFFWLPASYHTPPVAVSAIFAGLLTKVGVYALIRVFTLVFVQDTAYTHGIILALSGLTMVTGVLGAVAQNEFRRVLSFHIVSQIGYMILGLGLFTTAGLAGSIFYIVHHIVVKTNLFLVSGVVHFRRGTYELKRLGGLYAESPGLSLAFLVPALSLAGLPPLSGFFAKLTLVQAGLEAERYVLVATALVVGLLTLLSMTKIWAEAFWKPLPEPTDAAEDASPSAVTDAPTPDAPAPGGPASRLLLAPIVLLALVTVSIGFAVEPIYVLAARAAEQLMDPGEYIRVVMQRGS, from the coding sequence GTGAATTTCCTCTTGATCGCGCCGGTGCTGATCCCGCTCGCGGCGGCGGCGGTGTCGATGCTGCTCTGGAGGTGGCGTCGGCCGCAGCGCGTGCTCGCGGTCGTGGCGACGGGGCTGCTGCTGCTCGCGAGCCTGCTCCTGCTGCGCTCGGTGTGGCGCGACGGCATCCAGGCCGCGCAGATGGGCGGCTGGCCGGCGCCGTACGGCATCACGCTGGTCGCCGACCTGTTCAGCGCGATCATGGTCGTGCTCGCCGGCCTCATGGGGTTCGCGGTCGCCGTGTACTCGCTCGCCGCGATGGACCCGGGGCGCGAGCGCTTCGGCTACTACCCGCTGCTGCACGTCCTGCTGATGGGCGTCTGCGGCGCGTTCCTCACCGGCGACCTGTTCAACCTCTACGTCTGGTTCGAGGTCATGCTGATGGCGTCCTTCGTGCTCATGGCTCTCGGCGGAGAGCGCGCGCAGATGGAGGGCGCCATCAAGTACGTGACGATCAACCTGGTCGCGTCGGCGCTCTTTCTCGCCGCCGTCGGCATGCTCTACGGCGTCGTCGGCACGCTGAACATGGCGGATCTCGCGGAGCGCGTGCGGCTCGCGCCGCAGTCGCCGCTGCTGACGACGATCGCGCTGCTGTTCCTGGTCGCCTTCGGGATCAAGGCGGCGGTCTTCCCGCTCTTCTTCTGGCTGCCGGCGTCGTACCACACGCCGCCGGTCGCGGTGTCGGCGATCTTCGCGGGGCTTTTGACCAAGGTCGGCGTGTACGCCTTGATCCGCGTCTTCACGCTCGTCTTCGTGCAGGACACGGCCTACACGCACGGGATCATTCTGGCTCTTTCTGGTTTGACGATGGTGACCGGGGTGCTCGGCGCGGTCGCGCAGAACGAGTTCCGCCGCGTGCTCTCCTTCCACATCGTGAGCCAGATCGGCTACATGATCCTCGGCCTCGGTCTGTTCACGACCGCGGGGCTCGCGGGGTCGATCTTCTACATCGTCCACCACATCGTGGTGAAGACGAACCTCTTCCTGGTGAGCGGCGTCGTCCACTTCCGTCGCGGCACGTACGAGCTGAAGAGGCTCGGCGGGCTGTACGCGGAGAGCCCCGGGCTGTCGCTCGCGTTTCTCGTGCCCGCGCTGTCGCTCGCCGGGCTGCCGCCGCTGTCGGGCTTCTTCGCCAAGCTGACGCTCGTGCAGGCGGGCCTCGAGGCGGAGCGCTACGTGCTCGTCGCGACGGCGCTCGTGGTCGGGCTCTTGACGCTGCTGTCGATGACCAAGATCTGGGCGGAGGCGTTCTGGAAGCCGCTGCCCGAGCCGACGGACGCGGCAGAGGACGCGTCACCGTCGGCCGTGACGGACGCGCCGACGCCCGACGCGCCAGCGCCCGGCGGGCCGGCGTCGCGCCTGCTGCTCGCGCCGATCGTGCTGCTCGCGCTGGTGACGGTCTCGATCGGCTTCGCGGTCGAGCCGATCTACGTGCTCGCTGCGCGCGCCGCGGAGCAGCTGATGGATCCGGGCGAGTACATCCGGGTCGTGATGCAAAGGGGGTCGTGA
- a CDS encoding cation:proton antiporter: protein MTPPVFDSLAAQVALSMTVVGLVLAVVRLILGPSLPDRVVALDLISILVAAATAIYAFGTDQAIFLDVAIVLALIAFLGTVAFARYVEMRGRGD from the coding sequence ATGACGCCGCCGGTCTTCGACTCGCTCGCGGCGCAGGTCGCGCTGTCGATGACGGTCGTGGGGCTGGTGCTCGCGGTCGTGCGGCTGATCCTCGGACCCAGCCTGCCGGACCGCGTCGTGGCGCTCGACCTGATCTCGATCCTGGTCGCCGCCGCGACCGCGATCTATGCGTTCGGCACCGATCAGGCGATCTTCCTCGACGTCGCGATCGTGCTGGCGCTGATCGCGTTCCTCGGCACCGTGGCGTTCGCCCGCTACGTCGAGATGCGAGGGCGCGGTGACTGA
- a CDS encoding Na+/H+ antiporter subunit E, with protein sequence MFLWNLLLALAWAAVTGRFSLSNVLVGMVLGYLALFVAQPIMGPTNYFRRIHRAIAFAIVYIRELILSNLRVAYDVLTPKPRIRPGVLAIPLDAKTDAEITMLANLLTLTPGSVSLDVSTDRRFLYLHAMYIDDVEDYRRTVKRTVERRVLEVLR encoded by the coding sequence GTGTTTCTTTGGAATCTTCTGCTTGCGCTCGCGTGGGCGGCCGTCACCGGCCGCTTCTCCTTGAGCAACGTGCTGGTCGGGATGGTCCTCGGCTACCTCGCGCTGTTCGTCGCGCAGCCGATCATGGGCCCGACGAACTACTTCCGGCGGATCCACCGCGCGATCGCGTTCGCGATCGTCTACATCCGCGAGCTGATCCTCTCGAACCTGCGCGTGGCCTACGACGTGCTGACCCCGAAGCCGCGCATCCGGCCCGGCGTGCTCGCGATTCCGCTCGACGCGAAGACCGACGCCGAGATCACCATGCTCGCGAACCTGCTGACGCTCACGCCCGGCAGCGTCAGCCTCGACGTGTCGACCGACCGCCGCTTCCTCTACCTGCACGCGATGTACATCGACGACGTCGAGGACTACCGCCGCACGGTGAAGCGTACCGTCGAGCGCCGGGTGCTCGAGGTGCTGCGATGA
- a CDS encoding fatty acid desaturase, with amino-acid sequence MQPALRKHLAKRSDAVSLAVVLAHLAFVATPLYLAAIVGPSWLLVPLWIWFGVGMHGLLNLMHETAHNHVFRRRWACELLGGWLLGPLTLADFEVYRQRHWRHHRHLGVEGDTKDAYLIDVRGAGMLRFLGRCLTLREAAAKFRSTRGTGDQDAARSPAAWLPRVVVVQVALAASLLLTALVARDGELGASVIAAACAWAIYAYGIASLTLFVASLRTIAEHQIGDDGATVVGRAALRNFACGPLGRLVFGCYGFAEHATHHLEPAIPSYRLRAATEELIAEGDRSLAPRAGYVATLAALAARTPERRAALG; translated from the coding sequence GTGCAGCCCGCGCTGCGCAAGCACCTCGCGAAGCGCTCCGACGCCGTGTCGCTCGCGGTGGTGCTCGCCCACCTCGCGTTCGTCGCGACACCGCTCTACCTCGCCGCGATCGTCGGCCCGAGCTGGCTGCTCGTGCCGCTGTGGATCTGGTTCGGCGTCGGCATGCACGGGCTGCTGAACCTGATGCACGAGACCGCGCACAACCACGTCTTCCGCCGTCGCTGGGCGTGCGAGCTGCTCGGCGGCTGGCTGCTCGGGCCGCTGACGCTCGCCGACTTCGAGGTCTACCGGCAGCGGCACTGGCGTCACCACCGTCACCTCGGCGTCGAGGGCGACACCAAGGACGCGTACCTGATCGACGTCCGCGGCGCGGGGATGCTGCGCTTCCTCGGACGTTGCTTGACGCTGCGCGAGGCGGCGGCGAAGTTCCGCTCGACGCGCGGGACCGGCGATCAGGACGCAGCGCGCTCGCCGGCCGCCTGGCTGCCGCGCGTCGTCGTGGTGCAGGTCGCGCTCGCCGCGTCGCTGCTGCTCACCGCGCTCGTCGCGCGCGACGGCGAGCTTGGCGCGAGCGTGATCGCGGCGGCGTGCGCCTGGGCGATTTACGCCTACGGCATCGCGTCGCTCACGCTGTTCGTCGCCTCCCTGCGCACGATCGCCGAGCACCAGATCGGCGACGACGGCGCGACGGTCGTCGGGCGCGCGGCGCTGCGCAACTTCGCCTGCGGTCCGCTCGGGCGTCTCGTCTTCGGCTGCTACGGCTTCGCCGAGCACGCGACGCACCACCTCGAGCCGGCGATCCCGTCGTACCGCCTGCGCGCGGCGACCGAGGAGCTGATCGCGGAGGGTGACCGGTCGCTGGCGCCGCGCGCCGGGTACGTCGCGACGCTCGCGGCGCTGGCCGCGCGCACGCCGGAGCGTCGCGCGGCGCTCGGGTAG
- a CDS encoding Na+/H+ antiporter subunit C, which yields MEAVLAFVIGSLYSAGLFMMLRRSAVKLVIGIGLLGHAANLLIFTIAGLTRARPPIVGETGDVFAPVADPLPQALILTAIVIGFAVQAFAVVLIHRVIETVGTDDLDEMKATDT from the coding sequence ATGGAAGCCGTCCTCGCGTTCGTCATCGGCTCGCTCTACTCGGCCGGGCTCTTCATGATGCTGCGCCGCAGCGCCGTGAAGCTGGTGATCGGCATCGGGCTGCTCGGACACGCGGCGAACCTCCTGATCTTCACGATCGCCGGGCTGACCCGGGCGCGGCCGCCGATCGTCGGTGAGACGGGCGACGTGTTCGCGCCGGTCGCGGATCCCCTGCCGCAGGCGCTGATCCTCACCGCGATCGTGATCGGCTTCGCCGTGCAGGCGTTCGCCGTCGTGCTCATCCACCGCGTGATCGAGACCGTCGGCACCGACGATCTCGACGAGATGAAGGCGACCGACACGTGA